The segment TAGACTGCCCCTGCGTCAGCCTCGAAAAACTCATCCAGCTTAAACGCGCCGCCGGGCGCCCGAAGGACCTGGCCGCCTTGGCCGAAATCGAAGCCCTCCGAGACGCCCGCTCCGACGGCTGAACCGTCGCCAGCCCTCAGCAGCCCGCGCCGAATTGGCTCAGCACAAGCGCCAGATCCGCGTCGTCTATAATCCCGTCTGGGACGACGTCCTCTAGACAACTGCCGCAGTTCGCCAAGCCAAACGCCTGCAAGACCGCCGCCAAGTCGACATCGTCCACGCAGCCGTCCAAATTGACGTCCCCTGGGACATAAGTCCAAAGGGTCGGGGATGCGACCGACCACAAGCCGCCGTTATCCTGAACACGAAACGCAAACGAGTCGCTTCCGCTCCGGACCGGCGCAAAGCTGAACGACGGTTGCGCGCCGCCGATGGGCGCCTGAGCCGGATGCGCCAATATCGAATAGGTCAGAGGATCGTCGTTCGCGTCATAACCGGCCAGCGCAAACGTGCGAACGGCGCCGTAAACGCAGTGAATCTCGCCGATCGGCGCGGTCGAGACGATCCATGCCGTGCCGTTCTGCAGAGACAAGTTCAAACTGTGCCCCGACGCGTCGGCGGCGCTTGTTCCGTGCCCTCGGTTCGCAGGCCAGTAGGCGACTAAAGAAGAATCTTGCGCGTCTGCTATGGCGTGCCTGCGCAGAGCAATCTCTCGCTGGGTCAAGGCGCGGCCCCATATCCGAAGCTCATCGATGTCCGCATGCGCGTTCAAATCGCCTAACGGGTGCCAATTGCTCCGTCCGACAAAATTGCTCGTGCGGACAACCGCCCTGGGAACCGGAACATAACCCGACGCGACCAACCCGCCGTTGACGAACAGCCGCGCCGTGTTGCCGCTCAGCGTGCCGGCCAGATGAACCCACTGGTTCAAAGGAAGCGCGACGCTGGAGGCAATGCCCAGCCCGCTTGAGCCGTTGAACACGAACATATAGGGACGCCCGCTGTCGACCTCGCTTAAGGCAAGAAACACGTTGTCGCTCTGCATCCCGTTGCCAAAGTCGATCACGCGCGCCATGCGATTGTGCGAGCGAACTCGCACCCAGGCCTCGATTGTAAAGTCGCCTGAAAAGTAAACGGCGCTGGGAGCCGTCGCATAGTCGTCAACCCCGTCGAGGGACAAAGCCGTTCCGGCCAGCACCGCCGTCGGAGCGCTGTTCAAAATGGTCAGCGAAGCCGAAGCCGACTTAGACGTATACGAAGCGTCCCCCGCAAAATCGGCTCGCCATGCATACGAGTTGGAACGATAACCGGTAGGGAGGGTAAACGTCAGAGACGCCAGCCCGGACGCATTGGACACCGCCGACCCGACCGAGCGCCCGTCGAACGTAAACCCGATCGTCCGACCGGGAATCGGATTGCCCGACGTCGCGTTCGTGATCGTTGCGCTCAACGCTATAAGCTCTCCCGCCCGACCTTGAAGCCCGCTGGGCAACTGAAGCGCTACTCCGGCCTTCTGGATCGTGAGCGTCGATGCCGCCGTCGATCCGTAATAGTCGACGGTCTGTCTGAATTCGGCGCCCATGGCAGTGGGGGTCGCTTCGGTTCCTTCGGGAATCGTATAGTTCAAAGTCGCCGTCCCAGACGAGTTGGTAACAGCCGAGCCTACCGAAACGCCGTACACCGTAAAGTGAATGGTCGCGCCCGGTAAAGCGACCAACTGCCAAAAAGGCGGCAGAGCATACTGGCACGTCGCGCGCAACTGAACGGTATCTCCAACCTTGCCCGAAGCCGGATTGAGAACCAATTGAGTCGCCAATCGGCCAATGCGCGTCTGCGCCACCCACGATCCCCACCGATTCGAACTCCTGACATATTCGCCGGCCACCCAAATATCCTGATTCACGTTTGGGTCCGGAGAGGCTCCCAAATAATCGCCCCAACGGTTTCGATCGCTCGAATCGATGCGGGCGTAGCTGGCCGATCCTTCCTGTACCAGCGCGCTCGATTCGAGCGTGCTTCCCGGTCCGTCTCGCCACGCCGTTACGCGCGCCTCTGCATAGACGCTCGAACTTGACTTGGTGAAAACCATCGAAAAGTCGTTATAAGCGTTCGGCGCCAGCGCCGGATAGTAATAGTCGCTGTTGGATGCTCCATACGTTGCAACCCGTTCCAAAACATAGGAGGAATCCTGAACGTTGATGACATAAGGCCGCACAGCGGCGCGCAGGCCGCTGCCCCAGTCATAGCCGATCGTGTGCGCCGTGTAAAGACGCCCGTTGCGCAGCCAGGCGGTGTGCATGCGAGTGTCGCCCGTGTCGATCGCCAGGCCGCCCGGCTGGAATGCGTCCGGCGGATCGGTAAAAGCCGGCGTCTGAAGCGATCGCGAATCGTGCCTTTGCAATCCGTTCAGCCATCTCTCGTTCCAAGTCGAACCGTTCGGAAAGTGATAGCGCGAGATCGCTAGCGAAGAGCTTCCGCTGCGACCGACCACATGCAGATAGTTCGAACTGGACCACTGTCGCGCCGGCACAGAGTTGCTTGTCGGAGGAACCGCCTCGTACCGTGTGGAGAACAAACCGTTGTACACCTGATGCTTGTTCAGCACGAACATCCTGGAGTGATTGAAGCTGTCATCCCACTGGAACATGTTCGCCGTTATGTAGATGGCGTTGTCGTCGTACCCAAGTTGAGGATAATCCGCCCAATAATTGGTCATTGGCAGGTTGTATCCCAGCCAGCTCCCTGTCGGATCGCTGCCTGTGCTGGCAGCAATAGAAATGGTGGAAGTCTGCGCCGAAGAGTCCATTCGATCGAACACGATCACCCAACGGCTCCACAAGGGATCGTAATAGACCCGAGGGTCGAATGTGAAATCGTTCGTGTCAAAGAAGTCGTCCGCGTCCCAATGTCGGACCTCATCGCCGTTCGTACGATTGTAAACGTAGATGTCCGAGTTTACAACCACGATCGTGTGAGACGGCCCGACGGCGACATCGATGTCTGGAGGATAGTAGACGGTGCCGATAGTGCCCATGCTGGGGCCGATAAACGAGGTTATAATCGAGGGCGCGGCAATGCCCGCATCGCCCGCGTCTTCGACCGCCGGACCTTCCGAATAGCCCGGATCGTCCTGTTCGAATTTCGGGTTTGGCGGCCCGAAAAACCGCGGAAGCCTTTGAATCTTGTTTCGATAACGATCGACGATCTGGTTCGGATCGATCAGCCGCGGCTTTAAAGCTTGGGGCACAAACCGAATCGTCTCGTCAGGCTGGCCGTGCACTGCCGCGGCCAAAAACAGAGCGATAACCGCCAATGCGAGGTTTCGGAAACTCGTTGCATTCTGTTTCATCGTATTTCTTCCTCCCGTTTGGGCTGCCTATGGCCTATTTTGCGTCCGTTTCCAATGAGACAGGCCGACTTGTTCAAAATTGCAACGCCCTGCTAAAAGCGATGTATACTTTTGCCAAAGAGGGAACCCGGTGAGTTCTGTCGGCTCCGTCATACGCGCCATGCGCGCGCAAAGGGGGTGGAGCCTTCGCCAAACGGCGGCGAAGGCCGGCATCAGTGCTTCCACCGTCAGCCGATGGGAGACCGCAACGACCTCTCCCTGCATCCCCGAACTGAATCAGCTCCTCTCCGCGCTGCAGGCAACGCCGCAGGAGCGCGACTGCGCCTACCAGGCCGTCTTGAAGCCCCGAGCGCTGAAAATCGTCAGCGAAAAATCTCCCAATGCGCCCTGCTCGGCGCCCGCGCCGGCAGACCTGCTCAGAGCCATCCGATTGAGAAAGGGCTGGTCGCAAGAGCAAGCCGCCTCCACAATCGGCGTTTCGGCCAGCATGATCAGTCGTTGGGAAAACTACGAAGCCTGGCCGGGCGCGTTTCAGCTGCACGCTCTGTTGCTCGCTCTTGGCGCGCGAGAGCCGGAAATCGTCTGGCTCGCCCAAGGCGGCGACCGCCATGGCGCCCAACCGCTGTCGCTGCCGACGAGCGCCGCCGACCTGGCGCGCTTTATCGACGATGCCGCTTGCAACCGGTTGTCGATAGATCCAAGCCTGCTGGACCTGGTTGCGGTGGCGCTGGAATGCCGCATTTGGAACCGCTACAAGGCGGGCGATCCCGTCTTGCCGCTGCTGGTCGAGGCCTGTGTCTGGCGCTCTCGAATATTGCTCCTCGACGGACGCGTCGTCGAAGCCGGAAAGAAAGCCGCACAGGCGCTCTCCGTCGCCTCCAAATGCCAAAAGTTCGAGCCGTACTGGCTGTACGCGGCGCACGTCTTGGCTAAGTCTTCCGCCGAAACTTACAAACGCTTCAGGCCGATAGACGGCGCCGCCATACTGGACGACTACCTGCCTTTGGCCAAAAGTTTCTCCCCCGCGTTCGAGGTCTGGTTCTTGCGATCCTTGGCCGAATACGCCGCCATGGCAGGGAAGCCAAGCCTGGCCCAACAGGCGAACGACGACGCTCTCAAATGCGACCGCCGGCCCGAGCCGTTAGCCGACCGCCACAACCTCTATTCCCACGCCTTGGTGAAAACCTGCATGGGCCAGGCCCAAGAGGCGCTTCGATTAATGGAGGAGAGCCCGGCGCTCGATTGCAACCCGAACGACGCGCCCTTGCAGCAGCTGAACGAAGCCTGTCTCTGGCAACTTGCTTTAAGCCGATCGGGCAGGGAAGAAGAAGCCGCGGGGTGGGGGCGCAAAGCGCAAACGATTCTGGAAGACAACAACATGTGGCAGGCGCGAGCGCGAACGTTATAAAACGCCGGAGACCGGCACGCCCTTTCAAGCGCGCGCTCCATCCGCCTGCAATAACCTTTTCCGTCGCGCAGCGATGCGCCCTTGTAGGGCTGCATCCCGCCGCTATCGGCTCGAGACCGTTCGTCCGTCCTTGCGCCCAAACGCACGGACAACGCAAGGATAACGCAAGGATAAAGCACGGAAACTTGGCGCGACAGTATACTAATGCCGGTACAACGATGGAGACGCCACAATGGGATTACGAGCAAGAGAGCGAGCTGGCCGAGGAGACGAAGCCCAAGGCCAAGAAGCCGCCCCTCTATAAAGTCTTGCTCCATAATGACGACTATACGACCATGGACTTTGTGGTGCACGTGCTGCAAACCGTGTTCCACCGTTCGCCGGCTGACGCGTTCCGCATTATGATGGCCGTGCATCAACAGGGCGTCGGCATGGCGGGCGTCTTTCCGTTCGAGATTGCCGAGGAAAAGGCCGAACGCGCCATATCGATGGCTCGGGCTAACGACTTTCCGTTGCTCTGCACCGTAGAAGAGGAATAGAAACCGAAAATGATGACCAAAGATTTACAGCGCGCTATCACGCTTTCTATGGAAGAAGCCGCCAAGCGCAGGCATGAGTTTGTAACGCTGGAACATCTGCTCTTTGGTCTGCTCCAAGACGCCAACGTGAGCGAGACCGTGCGCCATTGCGGCGGCGACGTCGAGCGGTTGCTGGTTGATTTGGACGATTATCTGACCCATCAGTTAGAACCAATGCCGCCTAAGGCCAAGCGTCATCCCGAGCCGACGACCGCCTTCCGCCGCACGCTCTATCGCGCCGAGGTCCACGCGGAGGGCGCCGGACGAGACAAGATCGACGGGGGCAACGTCTTAGCGGCGATCTTCGAAGAGCGGCGCGCTCACGCGACCTATCTATTGGAAAAGCAAGGCATCACTCGGCTCGACGTTCTGAGCTACATCTCGCACGGGATATCAAAAATCGAGGCTCCGGGCGGCGACTACGATGAGGATGGCGACGCGACAGAAGCCGACGAGGCCGATCGCCGCGCGGTCGCCAAGCCGTTGCAGTCGTTCGCGATCGACTTGCTGGAGCGGGCGAGGCAGGGGCGCATCGATCCCCTCATCGGTCGAGAGACGGAGATTCGCCGAGTGATTCATGTGCTCAGCCGACGACGCAAGAACAATCCCGTACTTGTGGGCGATCCGGGAACGGGAAAAACAGCCATAGCCGAAGGTTTGGCGCTCAAGATCGCGCAAGGCGACGTGCCCGAGTCGATGAAAGGCGCCGAAGTTTATTCGCTCGATATGGGCGCGCTGCTGGCTGGCACCAAGTATCGCGGCCAGTTCGAGCAGCGCCTTAAAGCCGTCATCGCCGCGCTGCAGAAGAAGCCCGGCGCGATCCTGGTCATCGACGAGATTCACACCATTGTCGGCGCGGGCGCGGTCAGCGGTGGATCGATGGACGCCTCGAACATCCTAAAACCCGCGCTGGCGAGCGGCGATCTGCGCTGCATCGGTTCCACCACCTATCCCGAATACAAGGCGGCGTTTGAGCGCGACAAGGCTCTGGCGCGGCGGTTTGAGAAGATCGAGGTCGCCGAGCTGACTATCGACGACACGGTAAAAGTGCTCGAAGGACTTCGCCCTTACTACGAGGCGCACCACGGCGTTACCTACTCTTTCGAGGCGTTGCGCGCTGCGGCCGAGCTTTCGGCCAAGCACATTAACGACCGTTATTTGCCGGACAAGGCGATTGACGTGATCGACGAAGCGGGCGCTTCGGTCAAATTGTCGCATCAAACCGAGAGCCGCGAGGTTACCGTAGCCGAGATCGAGCAAACCGTGGCCACCATCGCAAAGGTGCCGACCAAGTCCGTCAGCGGTTCGGATCGGGAGCGCCTGGCGCGATTGGGGGACGAGTTGCGGGCGGTTCTGTTCGGCCAAAATCATGCGATCGACCAGGTGGTGCGGGCGATCAAGATTGCCCGATCGGGATTAGGGCAGGCCGAGAAGCCAATCGGGTCGTTCCTCTTTTCGGGGCCGACGGGCACGGGCAAGACGGAGCTCTCCAAACAACTGGCGCGGGCGCTGGGCGTGCAGTTTTTGCGCTTCGACATGAGCGAGTATAGCGAGCGGCACACAGTGTCGCGATTGATCGGCGCGCCGCCCGGCTATGTCGGCTTTGATCAGGGCGGCCTGCTGACCGACGCGGTGAACAAGCATCCCTACAGCGTCGTGCTATTGGACGAGATCGAGAAGGCGCATCCCGATCTGTTCAATATCCTGCTTCAGGTGATGGATCATGCGGCGCTGACGGACAACAACGGCAAGAAGGCCGACTTTCGCAACGTGATCCTGATCATGACCACTAACGCGGGCGCTCGGGAGGTGAGCGAGGAGGGCATCGGCTTTCGCAAAGGCTCGCCGGGAGAGGGGCGCGGGGCGATCGAACGCGAATTCAGTCCCGAGTTTCGCAACCGTTTGGACGCTTGGGTCGCGTTCAATGCGCTAGGGCGAACGGAGGTACTGCGGATCGTGGACAAGTTTGTGGGCGAACTTCGGGAACAGTTGACGGAGAAAGGGGTCGAGATCGAGGTTACCGATGCGGCTCGCGATTGGCTGGCGGAGAAGGGGTTTGACCGGCTGTTCGGCGCGAGGCCGATGGCTCGACTGATTCACCAAAGCATCAAGGAACCCTTGGCCGAGATGATGCTGTTCGGCTCGCTGGCAGACGGCGGTCGAGCGTTGGTCGATGTTGCGGATGGCGAGATTGTGGTGAAAGAGGGGTAAGAGCGAGCGCTGGCAAGCCCAAGCGCTCCATAGGTTGATTCAATAGCTTCGATTCGTACTCAGTTTTGTGCTACATTTTGAAAAAATCCCGTTCGGCTCGTCGAGAATGTCTCGGGCGGGCGAGCGTCCTGGCGAGCCGAAAGACCGTGCCAGGCGGGAGGGCGAGCGTCCCCGCGAGTCGATGGTCGGATCGCCGCCGTCCTCTATCGAAATTGTGTTATACTATTCAGTGGCGGCGCGAGCCGCCGATTCGAGATCATGGAGGTTGTATGATGTCTGCATCATGTAGCGCCATCGAAAATCGACACACGCACACACACACACGCACATTGGCGCGCGCGCCGCTTAGCGGCCTGATCCGATTCGCCGTGCTCGCTCTCCTCGCCCTCGCTTTCTTAATCCAGCCGCCCAAAGCCCCCGG is part of the Armatimonadota bacterium genome and harbors:
- the clpA gene encoding ATP-dependent Clp protease ATP-binding subunit ClpA, which translates into the protein MMTKDLQRAITLSMEEAAKRRHEFVTLEHLLFGLLQDANVSETVRHCGGDVERLLVDLDDYLTHQLEPMPPKAKRHPEPTTAFRRTLYRAEVHAEGAGRDKIDGGNVLAAIFEERRAHATYLLEKQGITRLDVLSYISHGISKIEAPGGDYDEDGDATEADEADRRAVAKPLQSFAIDLLERARQGRIDPLIGRETEIRRVIHVLSRRRKNNPVLVGDPGTGKTAIAEGLALKIAQGDVPESMKGAEVYSLDMGALLAGTKYRGQFEQRLKAVIAALQKKPGAILVIDEIHTIVGAGAVSGGSMDASNILKPALASGDLRCIGSTTYPEYKAAFERDKALARRFEKIEVAELTIDDTVKVLEGLRPYYEAHHGVTYSFEALRAAAELSAKHINDRYLPDKAIDVIDEAGASVKLSHQTESREVTVAEIEQTVATIAKVPTKSVSGSDRERLARLGDELRAVLFGQNHAIDQVVRAIKIARSGLGQAEKPIGSFLFSGPTGTGKTELSKQLARALGVQFLRFDMSEYSERHTVSRLIGAPPGYVGFDQGGLLTDAVNKHPYSVVLLDEIEKAHPDLFNILLQVMDHAALTDNNGKKADFRNVILIMTTNAGAREVSEEGIGFRKGSPGEGRGAIEREFSPEFRNRLDAWVAFNALGRTEVLRIVDKFVGELREQLTEKGVEIEVTDAARDWLAEKGFDRLFGARPMARLIHQSIKEPLAEMMLFGSLADGGRALVDVADGEIVVKEG
- a CDS encoding ATP-dependent Clp protease adaptor ClpS, producing the protein METPQWDYEQESELAEETKPKAKKPPLYKVLLHNDDYTTMDFVVHVLQTVFHRSPADAFRIMMAVHQQGVGMAGVFPFEIAEEKAERAISMARANDFPLLCTVEEE
- a CDS encoding Ig-like domain repeat protein, whose amino-acid sequence is MKQNATSFRNLALAVIALFLAAAVHGQPDETIRFVPQALKPRLIDPNQIVDRYRNKIQRLPRFFGPPNPKFEQDDPGYSEGPAVEDAGDAGIAAPSIITSFIGPSMGTIGTVYYPPDIDVAVGPSHTIVVVNSDIYVYNRTNGDEVRHWDADDFFDTNDFTFDPRVYYDPLWSRWVIVFDRMDSSAQTSTISIAASTGSDPTGSWLGYNLPMTNYWADYPQLGYDDNAIYITANMFQWDDSFNHSRMFVLNKHQVYNGLFSTRYEAVPPTSNSVPARQWSSSNYLHVVGRSGSSSLAISRYHFPNGSTWNERWLNGLQRHDSRSLQTPAFTDPPDAFQPGGLAIDTGDTRMHTAWLRNGRLYTAHTIGYDWGSGLRAAVRPYVINVQDSSYVLERVATYGASNSDYYYPALAPNAYNDFSMVFTKSSSSVYAEARVTAWRDGPGSTLESSALVQEGSASYARIDSSDRNRWGDYLGASPDPNVNQDIWVAGEYVRSSNRWGSWVAQTRIGRLATQLVLNPASGKVGDTVQLRATCQYALPPFWQLVALPGATIHFTVYGVSVGSAVTNSSGTATLNYTIPEGTEATPTAMGAEFRQTVDYYGSTAASTLTIQKAGVALQLPSGLQGRAGELIALSATITNATSGNPIPGRTIGFTFDGRSVGSAVSNASGLASLTFTLPTGYRSNSYAWRADFAGDASYTSKSASASLTILNSAPTAVLAGTALSLDGVDDYATAPSAVYFSGDFTIEAWVRVRSHNRMARVIDFGNGMQSDNVFLALSEVDSGRPYMFVFNGSSGLGIASSVALPLNQWVHLAGTLSGNTARLFVNGGLVASGYVPVPRAVVRTSNFVGRSNWHPLGDLNAHADIDELRIWGRALTQREIALRRHAIADAQDSSLVAYWPANRGHGTSAADASGHSLNLSLQNGTAWIVSTAPIGEIHCVYGAVRTFALAGYDANDDPLTYSILAHPAQAPIGGAQPSFSFAPVRSGSDSFAFRVQDNGGLWSVASPTLWTYVPGDVNLDGCVDDVDLAAVLQAFGLANCGSCLEDVVPDGIIDDADLALVLSQFGAGC
- a CDS encoding helix-turn-helix transcriptional regulator codes for the protein MSSVGSVIRAMRAQRGWSLRQTAAKAGISASTVSRWETATTSPCIPELNQLLSALQATPQERDCAYQAVLKPRALKIVSEKSPNAPCSAPAPADLLRAIRLRKGWSQEQAASTIGVSASMISRWENYEAWPGAFQLHALLLALGAREPEIVWLAQGGDRHGAQPLSLPTSAADLARFIDDAACNRLSIDPSLLDLVAVALECRIWNRYKAGDPVLPLLVEACVWRSRILLLDGRVVEAGKKAAQALSVASKCQKFEPYWLYAAHVLAKSSAETYKRFRPIDGAAILDDYLPLAKSFSPAFEVWFLRSLAEYAAMAGKPSLAQQANDDALKCDRRPEPLADRHNLYSHALVKTCMGQAQEALRLMEESPALDCNPNDAPLQQLNEACLWQLALSRSGREEEAAGWGRKAQTILEDNNMWQARARTL